Within the Euzebyales bacterium genome, the region CCTGGAGGAGGCGGGCATCTGCATCTTCTGCGAGCCGACCACGAACGGCGATCCGCACTCGGTGCTGCACCGCACGCCGGGATGGTCGGTCCGGCGCAACACGTTCCCGTACGCGGGGACCAGCCTGCACCTGCTGCTGGTCCCGGTCGAGCACGTCACCGACATGCTCGACCTGTCTGCGGACGTCCGGGACGACTTCTGGGACGCGCTGGCGTGGGTGCGCCAGCATCACGGCCTGACGTACTACGGGTTGGGGATCCGCAACGGCGACGTCCGCTACACCGGCGGGACGGTCGAGCACGTCCACGTGCATGTGATCGTCGGGGATCCCGACGCGGACCGGCCGGTCAGGCTCCGGCTGAAC harbors:
- a CDS encoding HIT domain-containing protein; translation: MTLYHLPNARTDVQRDDMRRLEEAGICIFCEPTTNGDPHSVLHRTPGWSVRRNTFPYAGTSLHLLLVPVEHVTDMLDLSADVRDDFWDALAWVRQHHGLTYYGLGIRNGDVRYTGGTVEHVHVHVIVGDPDADRPVRLRLNSRPS